Proteins co-encoded in one Actinomadura luteofluorescens genomic window:
- a CDS encoding ATP-binding protein, which translates to MECPAEIVVPVRAESVKVARDWVEAVLGTWGQDAYVAKFVVSELVTNVLQHTRSATTTVRVVQADKGTVVEVFDSSNALPMAGSAHLLSEGGRGLAMLDVLVKEWGTQPLGGGGKAVWALLPESTS; encoded by the coding sequence ATGGAGTGCCCCGCGGAGATCGTGGTGCCGGTTCGGGCCGAGTCGGTAAAGGTGGCCCGGGATTGGGTCGAGGCCGTCCTGGGGACGTGGGGCCAGGACGCCTATGTGGCGAAATTCGTGGTGTCCGAACTGGTCACGAACGTCTTGCAGCACACCAGAAGCGCGACCACGACCGTACGGGTCGTCCAGGCGGACAAGGGAACGGTCGTGGAAGTCTTCGACTCCTCCAACGCCCTACCGATGGCGGGTTCGGCCCACCTTCTGAGCGAGGGTGGACGTGGGCTGGCGATGCTGGACGTCCTCGTCAAGGAATGGGGTACGCAACCACTCGGCGGCGGTGGAAAGGCCGTATGGGCGCTGCTCCCTGAAAGCACGTCGTGA
- a CDS encoding helix-turn-helix domain-containing protein, whose amino-acid sequence MAARKPTRQTIAFGQEVVRLRHEKGLSRLELAERAAVSRSYIAQVENGTTRCRRDFALRLDDALGTDTALTDVWDDILKSSAHPRFFADFPNAEASAAFLRAFENTLVYGLLQNEDYARALLVDDAAVNARLRRQSILSGDHPPVLCVVLDESVLHRLVGGPIVMRSQCEHLSTVSEMECVKLQIAPIAYYPGVHAPFTLATQENGDELVHLSTLNGGHTSSDSADILYASKAFATLQAHALSVAESRSLIRRVLKERWS is encoded by the coding sequence ATGGCTGCACGCAAGCCGACCCGTCAGACGATCGCCTTCGGCCAGGAGGTCGTCCGTCTTCGCCACGAAAAGGGCCTATCGCGGCTCGAACTGGCCGAACGGGCCGCCGTGAGCCGCAGCTACATCGCCCAGGTGGAGAACGGGACCACCCGGTGCCGCAGAGACTTCGCCTTACGGCTTGACGACGCTCTCGGCACCGACACCGCTCTCACCGACGTCTGGGACGACATCCTCAAATCTTCCGCCCACCCAAGGTTCTTCGCCGACTTTCCGAATGCAGAGGCATCGGCCGCGTTTCTCCGAGCTTTCGAGAACACGCTTGTCTATGGGCTACTTCAGAACGAAGACTATGCTAGAGCCCTACTTGTCGATGATGCCGCCGTGAACGCACGCTTGCGGCGCCAGTCCATCTTGAGCGGTGACCACCCACCTGTGCTTTGTGTGGTGTTGGACGAAAGCGTGCTACATCGGCTGGTTGGTGGCCCCATAGTGATGCGCAGCCAGTGCGAACACCTTTCGACCGTCTCCGAGATGGAGTGCGTAAAGCTGCAGATCGCACCCATCGCCTACTACCCGGGCGTCCACGCACCCTTCACTCTGGCCACCCAGGAGAACGGCGATGAGCTGGTGCATCTCTCAACTCTGAACGGAGGGCATACTTCTAGCGATTCGGCAGATATACTCTACGCCAGCAAGGCTTTTGCCACCCTCCAGGCACATGCCCTCTCGGTGGCGGAATCTCGAAGCCTAATCCGAAGGGTTCTGAAGGAACGATGGAGCTGA
- a CDS encoding DUF397 domain-containing protein — MELSWKKSSYSDNLGGNCVELAQLGEDVGIRDSQDPDGPKLLLAPTAFRALLADLKQQ; from the coding sequence ATGGAGCTGAGCTGGAAAAAGTCGAGTTACAGCGACAACCTCGGCGGCAACTGCGTGGAGCTGGCGCAGCTCGGCGAGGACGTGGGCATCCGCGATTCCCAGGATCCGGACGGGCCGAAGCTCCTGCTCGCCCCCACCGCCTTCCGCGCGCTGCTCGCGGACCTCAAGCAGCAGTAA
- a CDS encoding PASTA domain-containing protein: protein MVGIRPLALGLLMVPVLGLAACSGGDSTSAAGSAGSGEKSPRPSPVLPSFKGKTLDAVSGELQRSWPAYTRAFKALPDGHLFDGESYSSTWVVCTQVEDPQGKKVELGFLPPQVPCPPDGRVTTWPVVPDFVGKTGTDAKQAALRLGFPLVSSQPIVTEGYDDSSHLERTVCTQAPPAGQSMRQHYGTTLSLRVADSKGSCTP, encoded by the coding sequence ATGGTGGGGATCCGGCCCTTGGCTCTTGGTCTGTTGATGGTGCCCGTGCTCGGATTGGCGGCCTGCTCGGGCGGCGACAGCACTTCCGCCGCTGGGAGCGCGGGGAGCGGCGAAAAATCGCCGCGTCCCTCACCTGTACTGCCCTCTTTCAAGGGAAAGACGCTCGACGCCGTCAGCGGCGAGTTGCAGCGTTCCTGGCCCGCCTACACCAGGGCGTTCAAGGCTCTGCCCGACGGTCACCTGTTCGACGGCGAGTCCTACTCCAGCACCTGGGTCGTCTGCACGCAGGTCGAGGACCCTCAGGGGAAGAAGGTGGAGCTGGGCTTCCTGCCCCCGCAGGTGCCCTGCCCACCCGACGGCCGCGTGACCACCTGGCCCGTCGTGCCCGACTTCGTCGGCAAGACCGGAACCGACGCAAAGCAGGCCGCCCTGCGGCTCGGCTTCCCGCTCGTCAGCAGCCAGCCCATCGTGACCGAGGGATACGACGACAGTTCGCACCTGGAACGTACCGTCTGCACCCAAGCCCCTCCCGCCGGCCAGAGCATGCGCCAGCACTACGGCACGACACTGAGCCTGCGGGTCGCCGACAGCAAGGGATCGTGCACCCCATAG
- a CDS encoding pyridoxamine 5'-phosphate oxidase family protein: protein METTGAVRRQVAERRRDTLERLVGERDVWVSTAHPDHGPHQVPLWFLWDGRAVWMCTGAASATARNVRDEPRVRLALPDTFDVVLLQGKAECFPDQEVPDDAAEAFAAKFGWDPRTEDDPFVYVRVVPETVRAWRGEPELRGRVIMRAGTWLD from the coding sequence ATGGAGACCACGGGAGCTGTTCGCCGCCAGGTGGCGGAGCGTAGGCGCGACACCCTGGAGCGGCTCGTCGGCGAACGGGATGTGTGGGTGTCGACAGCGCATCCTGATCATGGCCCGCATCAGGTGCCGCTGTGGTTCTTGTGGGACGGGCGAGCGGTGTGGATGTGCACCGGCGCCGCGTCCGCGACTGCGCGGAACGTCCGCGATGAGCCGCGCGTGCGCCTGGCACTGCCGGACACCTTCGACGTGGTGCTCCTCCAGGGCAAGGCGGAGTGCTTCCCGGACCAGGAGGTGCCCGATGACGCGGCGGAGGCCTTCGCCGCCAAGTTCGGTTGGGACCCACGTACGGAGGACGACCCCTTCGTCTACGTGCGCGTGGTGCCAGAGACCGTGCGCGCCTGGCGCGGCGAGCCGGAACTACGCGGCAGGGTCATCATGCGCGCCGGGACATGGCTCGATTAG
- a CDS encoding winged helix-turn-helix transcriptional regulator: MSPTHTGVTAAPAALDPCGRAGHPDCGIREVLDRIGDKWSVLVVVELAGGPRRFRELQRAIDGISQRMLTLTVRRLERDGLVLRTVYPTVPAQVDYRLTETGDSLTHLVKALADWSLAHRDVIAEARHRYDQTNPDHDIR; encoded by the coding sequence ATGTCACCCACGCACACCGGGGTAACCGCCGCACCAGCCGCCCTCGATCCCTGCGGGCGCGCGGGCCACCCGGACTGCGGGATCCGCGAGGTCCTGGACCGCATCGGCGACAAGTGGTCGGTACTCGTGGTCGTCGAACTCGCCGGCGGGCCGCGGCGCTTCCGGGAACTGCAGCGCGCGATCGACGGCATCTCCCAGCGCATGCTCACCCTCACCGTGCGCAGGCTGGAACGCGACGGACTCGTCCTCCGCACCGTGTATCCGACCGTCCCGGCCCAGGTCGACTACCGCCTGACCGAGACCGGCGACAGCCTCACCCACCTGGTCAAAGCACTCGCCGACTGGTCTCTCGCCCATCGCGACGTCATCGCCGAGGCCCGGCACCGATACGACCAGACCAACCCCGACCACGACATCCGCTAA
- a CDS encoding NAD(P)H-binding protein, translating to MILVTGANGSLGSATLAALHARGASATGGSRTPKDGMRRLDFDNPGGIDLAGMSTLVLVSAGYAEDDQVVRRHAAVLDAAARDGVRHVIYTSLTGAGDHLAFAPAHRATERLVRACGMQWTILRNGLYAELFGALLMWTGDGVESAFGDGALAAVARADLAEAAAIVAEDPARHGGRTYELTGTPITAAQVAGRLGVPHRTIGLGEYRHRLLNVPELLPFQPPMLISIATGVRHGFLDGTGPDLADVLGRPVSDPLATAVAVASAMRPGAAG from the coding sequence ATGATCTTGGTGACCGGAGCGAACGGGAGCCTCGGCTCGGCGACTCTCGCGGCGCTGCACGCCCGCGGCGCGAGCGCGACAGGCGGCAGCCGCACGCCCAAGGACGGGATGCGGCGCCTCGATTTCGACAACCCCGGCGGCATCGACCTCGCCGGGATGTCGACCCTGGTGCTGGTCTCCGCCGGCTATGCCGAGGACGACCAGGTCGTCCGGCGGCACGCGGCCGTCCTGGACGCCGCCGCCCGTGACGGCGTCCGCCATGTGATCTACACCAGCCTGACCGGCGCGGGCGACCACCTCGCTTTCGCGCCGGCGCACCGCGCGACCGAACGGCTCGTGCGCGCCTGCGGCATGCAGTGGACGATCCTGCGCAACGGCCTGTACGCCGAACTGTTCGGCGCTCTGCTGATGTGGACCGGCGACGGCGTGGAGTCCGCGTTCGGCGACGGCGCCCTGGCCGCGGTCGCCCGTGCGGACCTCGCCGAGGCCGCGGCGATCGTCGCGGAGGATCCGGCACGGCACGGCGGGCGCACCTACGAGCTGACCGGCACGCCGATCACGGCGGCGCAGGTGGCCGGACGGCTCGGAGTCCCCCACCGCACGATCGGCCTGGGCGAGTACCGGCACAGGCTCCTGAACGTGCCGGAACTGCTGCCGTTCCAGCCGCCCATGCTCATCTCGATCGCGACGGGCGTCCGGCACGGCTTCCTCGACGGCACCGGCCCCGACCTCGCCGACGTCCTCGGCCGCCCCGTGAGCGATCCACTGGCCACGGCCGTCGCGGTCGCCTCCGCCATGAGACCGGGAGCAGCCGGATAA
- a CDS encoding endonuclease/exonuclease/phosphatase family protein — MGSRPGPWKRGPVLAALALLLGLLMLLHAEIPNRIGNLGSLVETFLPWFGLFVPVLLAGALWRRSASGVAALLLPVLVWLNLFGGLLGDRSHPGGDLTVVSHNVGAENPDPSGTVRDLIASGADVLALEELSEQARGTYERGLAEAYPHHTVQGTVGLWSRLPLSDVRPVDIKTDVGPLGATKPADVKLHDNRALRATVATERGPLAVYVAHLGSVRVNPRAGFWTTHRDRGAQALAEAVAAEKNERVVLLGDLNGTGDDRAFAGITARLRSAQREAGDGFGFSWPAAFPMARIDQILVRGVKPRSSWVLPATGSDHLPVAARISW, encoded by the coding sequence ATGGGCTCCCGGCCGGGGCCCTGGAAGCGCGGCCCGGTGCTCGCGGCGCTGGCGCTGCTGCTCGGCCTCCTCATGCTGCTGCACGCGGAGATCCCGAACCGGATCGGGAACCTCGGCAGCCTGGTGGAGACGTTCCTGCCGTGGTTCGGCCTGTTCGTCCCCGTCCTGCTGGCCGGGGCGCTGTGGCGCCGCTCCGCCTCCGGGGTGGCCGCGCTTCTCCTGCCGGTCCTGGTGTGGCTGAACCTCTTCGGCGGGCTGCTCGGCGACAGGTCCCACCCGGGCGGCGACCTCACCGTGGTCAGCCACAACGTCGGCGCCGAGAACCCCGACCCCTCCGGCACCGTCCGCGACCTCATCGCCTCCGGCGCGGACGTGCTGGCCCTGGAGGAGCTGTCCGAGCAGGCCAGGGGCACGTACGAGAGGGGGCTGGCCGAGGCGTACCCGCACCACACGGTGCAGGGCACGGTCGGGCTGTGGAGCAGGCTGCCGCTGTCGGACGTCCGGCCGGTCGACATCAAGACGGACGTCGGGCCGCTGGGGGCCACCAAGCCGGCCGACGTCAAGCTGCACGACAACCGGGCGCTGCGCGCCACGGTCGCCACGGAACGCGGACCGCTGGCGGTGTACGTGGCCCACCTGGGCTCCGTCCGCGTGAATCCCAGAGCGGGCTTCTGGACGACCCACCGGGACAGGGGCGCGCAGGCGCTCGCCGAGGCCGTCGCCGCCGAGAAGAACGAGCGGGTGGTGCTGCTCGGCGACCTGAACGGCACCGGCGACGACCGCGCATTCGCCGGTATCACCGCGCGGCTCCGCTCGGCGCAGCGCGAGGCCGGGGACGGCTTCGGGTTCAGCTGGCCTGCGGCGTTCCCGATGGCGCGGATCGACCAGATCCTGGTCCGCGGCGTGAAGCCGCGGAGCTCGTGGGTTCTGCCGGCCACCGGCAGCGACCACCTGCCGGTGGCGGCCCGGATCAGCTGGTGA
- a CDS encoding sensor histidine kinase codes for MGVSTVEDEPALAELMDRRPGLSARLKLTISYAGFLLLGGALLLAVVWVFVLRWMRDVDAGAIQRRAGIVIVLGPDRSQLLSGFYPAAAAAMGFLLVFGLLGGWFLSGRMLAPLTRIADAARLASDGSLSHRIRLQGRKDEFRELADVFDNMLEQLESHVAEHQRFAANASHELRTPLAISQTLLDAARDDPARDQGELIQRLQTVNTRAINLTEALLLLSRADRKSFTREAVDLSLVAEEAAETLLPLAEQRRITLDVTGEKAQALGSGELILRLVTNLVQNAVVHNLPDGGTVTVHTEALHDASVLRVENTGRPVPPDLLPTITEPFQRGTQRTRADGHAGVGLGLAIVHSIVRAHDGTLDLTPRPTGGLLVTVRLPGGHAGASHQAPSASGAGKIR; via the coding sequence ATGGGTGTGTCGACCGTCGAGGACGAACCCGCGCTGGCAGAGCTCATGGACAGGCGCCCGGGTCTCAGCGCCCGGCTCAAGCTCACCATCAGCTATGCCGGGTTCCTTCTGCTGGGCGGCGCTCTCCTGCTGGCCGTGGTGTGGGTTTTCGTGCTGCGCTGGATGCGCGATGTCGACGCCGGAGCCATCCAGAGGAGGGCCGGCATCGTGATCGTGCTCGGGCCCGACCGCTCCCAACTCCTGAGCGGCTTCTACCCCGCCGCGGCAGCGGCGATGGGCTTCCTCCTGGTGTTCGGCCTTCTCGGCGGGTGGTTCCTCTCCGGCCGGATGCTCGCGCCCCTCACGCGGATCGCGGACGCGGCACGGTTGGCCTCGGACGGGTCACTGTCGCACCGGATCCGGCTGCAGGGCCGCAAGGACGAGTTCCGCGAACTCGCCGACGTGTTCGACAACATGCTCGAACAACTCGAATCGCACGTCGCCGAGCACCAGAGGTTCGCCGCGAACGCGTCCCACGAGCTGCGCACCCCGCTGGCCATCTCCCAGACGCTCCTCGACGCCGCCCGCGACGACCCCGCGCGGGACCAGGGCGAGCTCATCCAACGCCTCCAGACCGTCAACACGCGGGCGATCAACCTCACCGAGGCGCTCCTGCTGCTCAGCCGCGCCGACCGCAAGAGCTTCACCCGCGAGGCGGTCGACCTGTCCCTCGTCGCCGAAGAGGCCGCCGAGACGCTGCTCCCCCTCGCCGAGCAGCGCCGGATCACGCTCGACGTCACCGGCGAGAAGGCCCAGGCCCTGGGCTCCGGGGAGCTGATCCTGCGGCTGGTGACCAACCTCGTCCAGAACGCCGTCGTCCACAACCTCCCGGACGGGGGCACGGTCACGGTCCACACCGAAGCGCTGCACGACGCGAGCGTGCTGCGGGTCGAGAACACGGGCCGGCCGGTCCCGCCCGACCTGCTGCCGACCATCACCGAACCCTTCCAGCGCGGAACGCAGCGCACGCGCGCCGACGGGCACGCGGGCGTCGGCCTCGGGCTGGCGATCGTGCACAGCATCGTCCGGGCCCACGACGGGACCCTCGACCTCACCCCCCGCCCTACCGGCGGCCTCCTCGTCACGGTCCGGCTTCCTGGGGGGCACGCGGGGGCGTCCCACCAGGCGCCGTCCGCGAGCGGGGCCGGCAAGATCCGTTGA
- a CDS encoding TetR/AcrR family transcriptional regulator, producing MTPGDAPPDAAAPVPRARPGGRTARTRAQVLDAVRAELGEHGYDGLTMEAVAARAGVHRATVYRRWGDVGGLLADVLDAAGDDDWRPPDTGSLEGDLAALNEEIQTAMAAEPPIMAALIAASFRSGKAARAQRRLWEDRYTRCEIVVGRAVRRGELPPGTDARRLLVAATAPLYHELVLLRTPPDPRLPGQAARAAALAAAAGAFTGPL from the coding sequence ATGACTCCAGGAGACGCGCCACCAGACGCCGCCGCGCCCGTGCCGCGGGCCCGCCCCGGCGGCCGGACCGCCCGCACCCGCGCGCAGGTGCTCGACGCGGTCCGCGCCGAACTGGGCGAACACGGTTATGACGGGCTCACCATGGAGGCCGTCGCCGCCCGCGCGGGCGTGCACCGCGCCACGGTCTACCGGCGCTGGGGCGACGTCGGCGGCCTGCTCGCCGACGTCCTCGACGCGGCCGGCGACGACGACTGGCGCCCCCCGGACACCGGCTCACTGGAAGGCGACCTGGCGGCGCTGAACGAGGAGATCCAGACGGCCATGGCCGCGGAGCCGCCGATCATGGCGGCCCTGATCGCCGCCTCGTTCCGCTCCGGGAAGGCCGCCCGGGCCCAGCGGCGGCTCTGGGAGGACCGCTACACCCGCTGCGAGATCGTCGTCGGCCGGGCCGTCCGGCGCGGCGAGCTGCCACCGGGCACCGACGCCCGGCGCCTGCTCGTCGCCGCCACCGCGCCGCTGTACCACGAGCTGGTGCTCCTGCGCACGCCGCCCGACCCGCGCCTGCCCGGCCAGGCGGCCAGGGCCGCCGCCCTTGCCGCCGCCGCCGGCGCCTTCACCGGGCCCCTTTAG
- a CDS encoding CatB-related O-acetyltransferase yields the protein MPEQPRVVLLKPLVTSPLIEVGDFSYYDDPDDPTAFETRNVLYHYGPERLVIGRFCALGEGVRFIMNGANHRMDGPSTFPFPIMGGSWSEHFDLITGLPGRGDTVVGHDVWFGYRATVMPGVRIGHGAIVASGSVVVDDVPDYGIVGGNPARLIRRRYGDADVDRLLALAWWDWPLDHITEHVRTIMSGGIDALEAAAPQMK from the coding sequence ATGCCCGAGCAGCCGCGGGTGGTGCTGCTGAAACCGCTGGTCACCTCGCCGCTGATCGAGGTCGGGGACTTCTCCTACTACGACGACCCGGACGATCCGACCGCGTTCGAGACCCGCAACGTGCTGTACCACTACGGCCCGGAACGGCTGGTGATCGGGAGGTTCTGCGCGCTGGGCGAGGGCGTCCGGTTCATCATGAACGGCGCCAACCACCGCATGGACGGGCCGTCGACCTTCCCCTTCCCGATCATGGGGGGCTCCTGGTCCGAGCACTTCGACCTCATCACCGGCCTGCCCGGACGGGGCGACACCGTGGTCGGCCACGACGTCTGGTTCGGCTACCGGGCCACGGTGATGCCCGGCGTCCGCATCGGCCATGGGGCGATCGTCGCGTCCGGCTCCGTCGTCGTCGACGACGTCCCCGACTACGGCATCGTCGGCGGCAACCCGGCCAGGCTCATCCGCCGCCGCTACGGCGACGCCGACGTCGACCGCCTGCTGGCGCTGGCCTGGTGGGACTGGCCCCTGGACCACATCACCGAGCACGTCCGCACGATCATGTCCGGCGGCATCGACGCCCTGGAGGCGGCAGCACCCCAGATGAAATGA
- a CDS encoding erythromycin esterase family protein, producing MPAPSSPTSFADWLGGDAVPLTHLDPEAPLDDLEPLRGIVGDARVVAVGENSHFITEFSLMRQRILRFLAERCGFTVLAFEYGFSEGFPLDDWAQGKGTDDDLSALLAEAIPVGVEEPLRWMRRHNATAEAPVRFAGIDIPAAGGSLLPALTPVAAYLRQVDPEMLPVIQEAMRIAGSFAGASAAAAAPAWTRLAAAEQDALSALLMRVLIRFRAVAPLYLSRGDQHSYDVALRRVEAACHADYGFRAMAGLYAGSGLTADTSARDVYMAGSVRWHLEHFGPGTRIVLAAHNAHIQKTPVSFNGQLTGLPMGQHLHDAMGDDYVALALTSVTGHTADMRPDENARFGFAVDATALRPPEPGSVEAAFAEAGLGLSIADLSRFRTRDSGDHGPGRVRIQSAYVETPVLDAFDAVISTPTSTVADYLR from the coding sequence ATGCCTGCTCCGTCCTCTCCCACCTCGTTCGCCGACTGGCTCGGCGGCGACGCCGTCCCGCTCACCCACCTCGATCCCGAGGCGCCGTTGGACGACCTGGAGCCGCTGCGCGGCATCGTCGGCGACGCGCGCGTGGTCGCGGTCGGTGAGAACTCCCACTTCATCACCGAGTTCTCGCTCATGCGCCAGCGGATCCTGCGGTTCCTCGCCGAACGCTGCGGATTCACCGTCCTGGCCTTCGAGTACGGCTTCAGCGAAGGCTTCCCGCTGGACGACTGGGCGCAGGGGAAGGGCACGGACGATGATCTGTCCGCCCTTCTCGCCGAAGCGATCCCGGTGGGGGTGGAAGAGCCCCTGCGCTGGATGCGCCGGCACAACGCCACGGCCGAGGCGCCGGTGCGTTTCGCCGGGATCGACATCCCGGCGGCAGGCGGATCCCTGCTGCCCGCCCTGACGCCGGTCGCCGCATACCTGCGCCAGGTCGACCCCGAGATGCTCCCGGTGATCCAGGAGGCCATGCGGATCGCCGGGTCGTTCGCCGGCGCCTCGGCGGCCGCGGCCGCACCGGCCTGGACGCGCCTGGCCGCGGCCGAGCAGGACGCTCTCAGCGCGCTCCTGATGCGCGTGCTCATCCGGTTCCGTGCCGTCGCCCCGCTGTACCTGTCCCGTGGTGACCAGCACAGTTACGACGTCGCCCTGCGTCGCGTCGAGGCCGCCTGCCACGCCGACTACGGCTTCCGCGCCATGGCCGGCCTGTACGCGGGCAGCGGCCTGACCGCCGACACCTCGGCCCGTGACGTCTACATGGCCGGGTCGGTGCGGTGGCATCTGGAGCACTTCGGGCCCGGGACGCGCATCGTGCTGGCGGCCCACAACGCCCACATCCAGAAGACGCCGGTCTCCTTCAACGGCCAACTCACGGGCCTCCCCATGGGGCAGCATCTGCACGACGCCATGGGCGATGACTACGTCGCCCTCGCCCTGACCAGCGTCACCGGACACACCGCCGACATGCGCCCGGACGAGAACGCCCGCTTCGGTTTCGCCGTCGACGCGACCGCGCTGCGGCCCCCCGAGCCGGGCAGCGTCGAGGCCGCCTTCGCCGAGGCCGGGCTGGGGCTGAGCATCGCCGACCTCAGCAGGTTTCGTACGCGGGATTCCGGCGATCACGGGCCCGGCCGCGTCCGGATCCAGAGCGCCTACGTGGAGACCCCCGTCCTCGACGCGTTCGACGCCGTCATCAGCACCCCGACCTCCACAGTCGCCGACTATCTGCGTTGA
- a CDS encoding translation initiation factor IF-2: MRRFVIPLVALLAAGCGQLGQSPESVAADDARKAAERAGDRAYDSRVRPARDMGHRAADLDGVEVMRVTGVSTAGDGVRLVLRTSGTAPDGGWFATSTITVRRCFELRFSTSTEWQRYGTRQVACPAGGPLAFGPWPKAPEIPSERLRKALPRVPKGGRADEAKVRAAVGSLRLDPAIRREFATKGDVVGVVLSVKPYGSDVFDCVLARVAPGRTSVWTPPRVQRTAGEAGCSAGNAIDPLPPPH, from the coding sequence ATGCGTCGCTTCGTGATCCCCCTGGTCGCCCTGCTCGCCGCCGGCTGCGGGCAGCTGGGCCAGAGTCCGGAGTCCGTGGCCGCCGACGACGCGCGCAAGGCCGCCGAGCGGGCCGGGGACCGCGCCTACGACTCCCGGGTGCGCCCCGCGCGTGACATGGGGCACCGGGCGGCGGACCTCGACGGCGTGGAGGTCATGCGGGTGACCGGCGTCTCGACTGCCGGGGACGGGGTGCGGCTCGTGCTCCGGACATCCGGGACGGCACCGGACGGCGGCTGGTTCGCGACCTCGACGATCACCGTGCGGCGCTGCTTCGAGCTGCGGTTCTCGACCAGCACCGAATGGCAGCGGTACGGGACCCGGCAGGTGGCGTGCCCGGCCGGGGGGCCGCTCGCGTTCGGGCCGTGGCCGAAGGCACCGGAGATCCCGTCCGAGCGGCTGCGCAAGGCGCTGCCCCGCGTCCCGAAGGGAGGCAGGGCGGACGAGGCGAAGGTCCGCGCGGCGGTCGGGTCGCTGCGTCTCGACCCGGCGATCCGGCGCGAGTTCGCCACCAAGGGCGACGTCGTCGGCGTGGTCCTCAGCGTGAAGCCCTACGGGTCGGACGTGTTCGACTGCGTCCTGGCCCGCGTCGCGCCCGGCCGGACCAGCGTGTGGACGCCGCCCCGCGTGCAGCGGACGGCGGGTGAGGCCGGTTGCAGCGCCGGCAACGCCATCGATCCCCTTCCGCCGCCGCACTGA
- a CDS encoding MmcQ/YjbR family DNA-binding protein produces the protein MITVEQVRALAATLPRTSEHLIRDRVKFRVGSIVYIAFSRDETVMGFAFPKEERLALVESEPDKFHLPGESDMRFNWVHAWTAALDEAEMEELVIDAWRMVVPKKVAAARLGPQDG, from the coding sequence ATGATCACCGTCGAGCAGGTGCGGGCCCTCGCGGCGACGCTGCCCCGCACGTCCGAGCACCTGATCAGGGACCGGGTGAAGTTCCGCGTCGGCTCCATCGTCTACATCGCCTTCTCGCGCGACGAGACCGTCATGGGCTTCGCGTTCCCCAAGGAGGAGCGGCTCGCCCTCGTCGAATCCGAGCCGGACAAGTTCCACCTGCCAGGTGAGTCCGACATGCGTTTCAACTGGGTGCACGCGTGGACGGCGGCGCTCGACGAGGCCGAGATGGAGGAACTCGTCATCGACGCGTGGCGCATGGTCGTCCCGAAGAAGGTCGCCGCCGCCCGCCTCGGCCCCCAGGACGGGTGA
- a CDS encoding CU044_2847 family protein, which yields MNELVRWQTENGTIVVETDDLEPGFQSVSRAGDLIHDAAGKLEDAFQNVRDAAQTALSSLRGGDLNPDGIELEFGVKLNAAAGAVIAKTTAEAHLKVKMTWGRPRTEEEA from the coding sequence GTGAACGAACTGGTGCGCTGGCAGACCGAGAACGGGACCATCGTCGTGGAGACCGACGACCTGGAGCCGGGGTTCCAGTCGGTGTCCCGCGCCGGCGATCTGATCCACGACGCGGCGGGCAAGCTGGAGGACGCGTTCCAGAACGTCCGGGACGCGGCGCAGACGGCGCTCTCGTCGCTGCGCGGAGGCGACCTGAACCCCGACGGGATCGAGCTGGAGTTCGGCGTCAAGCTCAACGCGGCGGCCGGGGCCGTCATCGCGAAGACGACCGCCGAGGCCCACCTGAAGGTCAAGATGACGTGGGGGCGGCCGCGGACCGAGGAGGAGGCGTAG